In Corylus avellana chromosome ca2, CavTom2PMs-1.0, the following proteins share a genomic window:
- the LOC132169495 gene encoding mediator of RNA polymerase II transcription subunit 19a-like, whose protein sequence is MDLEGRKFGRGPRELGGAVDLINQFKLWPHHEFFCKKSLPLSISQTHYLNNVVGDTEIRKGEGMELDQLFLNIPYSRQRNTHIHAFDLDVLSEAFQMRETTPVYLPAAEKGISTAVVKSNSDSRDKERKHKKHKNRDKKKDKDHRKHKHRHKDGSDDKDKNRNKRHDSKQQDKVSISSLFLSYHECIDFNQSSYSFWMKHFLLGDKVWDHITL, encoded by the exons ATGGACCTTGAAGGCAGAAAGTTTGGAAGGG GGCCTAGGGAACTTGGTGGTGCTGTTGATCTCATAAATCAGTTCAAGCTTTGGCCTCATCATGAATTCTTTTGCAAGAAGTCACTTCCTTTGTCAATATCGCAGACTCACTATCTAAACAATGTGGTGGGAGACACGGAAATCAGGAAAGGAGAGGGGATGGAACTGGATCAGCTCTTTCTGAATATTCCATATAGTAGACAGAGAAATACACATATACATGCTTTTGATTTGGATGTGCTCAGCGAGGCCTTTCAGATGAGAGAGACAACTCCTGTCTACCTGCCTGCT GCTGAGAAGGGGATCTCTACTGCAGTGGTGAAGTCAAATAGTGACTCCAGAGACAAGGAGAGGAAAcataaaaagcataaaaacagAGACAAGAAGAAGGACAAGGATCATAGGAAGCACAAACACCGCCACAAAGATGGAAGTGATGATAAGGACAAGAATAGAAATAAGCGTCATGATTCGAAACAGCAGGACAAGGTTTCCATATCATCTCTTTTCTTGTCATATCATGAATGCATTGACTTCAATCAATCTTCCTACTCTTTTTGGATGAAACATTTTCTCTTAGGTGATAAAGTATGGGATCATATTACATTATGA
- the LOC132171962 gene encoding mediator of RNA polymerase II transcription subunit 19a-like, with amino-acid sequence MDLEGRKFGRGPRELGGAVDLINQFKLWPHHEFFCKKSLPLSISQTHYLNNVVGDTEIRKGEGMELDQLFLNIPYSRQRNTHIHAFDLDVLSEAFQMRETTPVYLPAAEKGISTAVVKSNSDSRDKERKHKKHKNRDKKKDKDHRKHKHRHKDGSDDKDKNRNKRHDSKQQDKKRKHEGNGDLSDTRKHQKVQNTTITVTGKLKLSG; translated from the exons ATGGACCTTGAAGGCAGAAAGTTTGGAAGGG GGCCTAGGGAACTTGGTGGTGCTGTTGATCTCATAAATCAGTTCAAGCTTTGGCCTCATCATGAATTCTTTTGCAAGAAGTCACTTCCTTTGTCAATATCGCAGACTCACTATCTAAACAATGTGGTGGGAGACACGGAAATCAGGAAAGGAGAGGGGATGGAATTGGATCAGCTCTTTCTGAATATTCCATATAGTAGACAGAGAAATACACATATACATGCTTTTGATTTGGATGTGCTCAGCGAGGCCTTTCAGATGAGAGAGACAACTCCTGTCTACCTGCCTGCT GCTGAGAAGGGGATCTCTACTGCAGTGGTGAAGTCAAATAGTGACTCCAGAGACAAGGAGAGGAAAcataaaaagcataaaaacagAGACAAGAAGAAGGACAAGGATCATAGGAAGCACAAACACCGCCACAAAGATGGAAGTGATGATAAGGACAAGAATAGAAATAAGCGTCATGATTCGAAACAGCAGGACAAG AAGAGGAAGCATGAAGGAAATGGAGATCTTTCTGATACACGCAAACATCAAAAAGTCCAG AACACTACAATAACTGTAACGGGAAAGTTAAAGTTGAGTGGCTGA